CCAACAAAGGCCCAAATTGTCCCATCGACAATCGAAGTAAGAATTCCTGAAGCAAAAACACAAAACAACAAAAACTTCAACATGGAATAGTCGGCGAAGGAGCCGGCAAACATCAGAAGGAGCTGCCAGCGCGATTTTATAAGGTCTTTGGGTTTTTGAAGATGTGTCCAGCCAGCGCCTTCAAGCTTTTTCTTCCCGGATTTCAGACGCTCCTGATAGGCCTTTGCATACTGTGGCCGCACGTGGATATCAAGATGGGCATAGTCGCCCCAGGGCAACCGTTCGATAAAGTCCCCTGCCTCCAGGGACTTCGCAAACCCACTGATATCCTTCAGGGGTGCCTGCTCGGGAATGGCGTCCCGGCGATAGGCGCCCGATACATATGTCGCCATTGGTTCGTTACCGGCTTGCATGGTGTTTGATGTCCAGGTCGGTGAGCTGTTGGCTGATCTCCCGAATCGTATAGGTTTCCTGATGGCGGTCCCAGACCTTGACCTGGAAGGTGAGTTCCAGGCTTTTCACCGAGTAGCGCGTGGCCACGTATTCGTGATTGTGCTCGTTCGGGACCATCTCCGGGAGTTGGGCCTCCGACACCACGAAATGAATAGTATGGCTGCCGTCGAACCGATACTCGACGTGGCGGGTATTGCCGCTCCTAGAGGCAAGTGTCTTCGTACCGGCCCGGCCCAGCGCCTGGTAGTGGGTACGTTCGTATTCCAGTTCCCATTCGATGGTTACCGGCTCGCCCGAGATGGCCAATGCCGGTGCGGAAAAGGAAAACACGGATTCTGCCGCGCCCTGCCACGGCGACAGCTCATTCTCCTGCAGGAAGCTGTCCAGCCCGGCCCCGGTTACCCTCGTTATCGACAGGGGCATCATGGATTTAAGAAGCCCCAGGTATGCGGCATCCTCTTCCAGCAGTTCCGGGCGTTGATCTTCCAGGCTTCCCGAGAACGGGCCGCCCCGCAACCAGTTGCTGATGGCATCGTCCTTGATTTCGTAATACAGCCATTCACCCAACCCATAAATTCCCAGGCCGATGACGGTTACCCAGCCCGCGCTGACCGTACCTCCCCAGCCTAACGCCGCAGCGGCTCTGGATAACAACGCCGCTGCCACGGCCCGCTCACCGGTACGGTGCACCAACTGGCGCCCCATGGGGGTGAGGATTCGGCCGGCAATGATATCGGAATTGGTCATGACACCTACGCCCACCGCCTTGGTCAGGTCGGCTGAGGCCAGTTTCAGGCGCCCCTGAAAGGCGTTTTCCGCCGCATCCCAGACCATCACCGAAACGGTAAACATGCCAGCGATCCAACCCGCCGCTTGCAGTTTGTTGCGAATAACTTCTTCAGCGTATTCCTCAGCAACACTCAATGAACTAGCCATCGAGGTAAACCACTTTGCTTCCTGTTTCCAGAGACCAACTTGCGTGTCGACCCAAACAGTTCTTTTGGGCAAAACGGAAACCCACTGCGCTGAACTCACGGCCAAATCCACCGCCGCACTCGCTATTCCTACATTGCGTCGACTGCCTTCATCAGAGTAGGCAACCGCATTCATCAAATTAAACAAATCCATTAACACTAACAACGGCGGCAACCCTATCGGGCTCACCGAAGCCGTATGGAAAAACTGACCAACAGGGCGCCGCCTCATCACTTCATCAAAAGCCTGACTGTCAGCCAGTCTCAGTGTTGCACCCACCGCGGCACCGGAAGTCAGGGTATGGCCCTGTTCATCCACCACGTCCAGCAGCGTATAAAGCTTGCCATCCTCGGCACTGTTCAACTGGAGAGTGGTTTTTCCAGGTATGGCGGCTTCAGCGAAGCCTTCGAATGCCCCTTTCACCTGGCTGACTTTTGCTTCAAAGGCAACGCCTTTCTTCAGGAGGGTTTCTTGCACCCCACCGAGCCACCATTGGCTGAGTTCCGCGAGGGGTGCGGACAGCGCGTGCATACCGAAGCGGGTATCCGAGAACATTTCCGAAATATCAGGCGCACTGGTTTTGTCAAAATGCTCCGCAAGGCTGCGCAGTACGTTGGCCTCGGCTACTCGCATCGGCTGTTCACGGTCCTGGAGCGCTCTGACCATGGCACGGAGCTTTTCACCAGTGGCGTCGCCGGGCAATGCTTCCGATGGATCCTTGAACGGCAACAGCAGCGCCGCCAATGGATGTTCACCCACCATCAAGGATTCGTTCAACTCCTCCGCGCCGCTGGCTTTCATCCGGCCCGCATCCTGGGGCAACAACATGGGGTCGGTCCTGCCGACCGGCATGGTCAGAGCCTGGAGCAGAGGGCCGGCTTGAACGTAGCCGGCTACATCGTTACCGGCCTCGGCATTGAATAGATCACGCAGCGCTTCCGTCAGGTTTTCAGCGCGTGCGTCTTCCATCAGGCGTACAACCGCACCCTGGGCCTCGATCAAGTAGCGGCGCAGGGCTGCGCGCTCCACCTCATAGACAGTACGTAGCAGGCGCCCCTCTTCACTGTCATCCAGCCGATTGTCAAACCAGCTCCCCTCTATACACAGGGGGTTTTTCGAGCCGTCCGGCATAACCTCCCTTCGGAAGTTGGTGTGAAACAACTCTGCGGTGACGCCGTGAGGCCGCTTCTTGATGTTGTCCACCAACGCCAAGAGAAGCGCCAGGCTTTCATTCATGTGCTGAACGAGGTGCCTGGCCGCAAACAGCGGGTCCCGCAATGTCAGGGATAACAGGTGGCGGTTACGCAGGGGCTCGAATACATCCACGCCTTCGGTAATCTCCGGTAATGCTTCTCCTTTAAGGTGCAGGTATCGCCAGCGGGGGACCAGCATCTGCGGGTAGATATCCATGTCGGCATCAACAACAGCCTCATCGGATTCAATGGCATCTCGCTGGGTGACAATCTCATCCATCGTTCTCTGAGTGTCGCTGCCATCGATATCACGCAGCCATTGGTTCGGCATGAAAATATCCCGCTCCAGCGGGTTGTCCCGGGCACGCATGGGAACAAGTTCGTCAACCCGGTGCCAGTCAGGGAACATGCCTCCGGGTATCCGATCCAGGAAACCCTTTACGGCGCGGGCATTACGGCACCGGCTGCCACGGAGCGAGTCGTCGGTTTCCAAGGCTTCGATTTGGTGCCAGGACCACTGGGTATCGCTGAATGCCAGTTCCACATCATCGTATACGTCCTGGCCAAGTAACCTGGCCGGGATGTGCACTGTGTCCACTTCAGGGCCTACGGGAGTCCGTTCATTTCTGTCTTCATTGCCGGCCTGCCTGAATCGCGCCAGATCCGTATCCCGCAGTAACGGGGTCGATTCCTCGGCGGTGACTACAAACAGTTCGCGCCAAAGGCGCCCTTGGAAAAAGACGTACACCCATCCGGTTCGCAGTGGCGCCGCCACACTTTCCTCGTGACCGGTCATGGGGCGTGGATAGCTTAGTTCGCCAGCGTCACAGAACAAGGTGGGGTGTACCGCCACCATCAGGCTGTCCTGGAAATTCCTCTGGGGCGGGCGGAGGGTTGCTGGCGCGATCTGTTCCTGGTCTATCACAGGCACCACGACCTTTTCATCGCCATGGAGCTCCAGGACCAACGACCGTTTCGCGGGTTCTTCTGCATGGCCGGCCAGAATGGGCCCCATTCTCCCATGGTGATCGGCACAGGGCTCCATTGGCTCTGGAGACGGATTTTCCGCTTCGTGATCCAGCAAACAGTAATGGTGCCCGTCCAGGGAATCTTCCCCAACCAATTCCAGCCAAAAGGTGCGCGACGGGGTACAGGGTGGTGGCTTAATGGCTGACATTGCTACAGTCCTTTTTCATGTGGTCCGTGGAATTCCAGTTCCGCGTGTTGCCACAGTGCGCCTAACTCGGCATCCGATTCGGGACACGGATGACCAGCAGACCACAATTCACGAATAATCCGGATTCGATGACTAGTCGGGTGTCGATGCTTATTCGTAATGGCCATGCACCGAGGCCAACCACTTACCCACGTTAATAATCTCTCTAAGGAGCGTGGCTGGTGAGCATAAAACCCCTCCCCCTCCGTGCCGACTCCACTCGCGCCCGACCAATACATTCCTTCAGAGTGACAAGTGCACCATACCAGTAGATCGTCTTCACGGATCAGGCTGCCCACCGCCTCGGGCAGACAGGTGTTCACCACTTCGAGAAAACGCCCATCGTATGGCCGCACAAAACATGGACCATATGTTTCGAAATGGATTACCAGGCTTTTACGAATACCTGCCAATGCTTTGCTTGGCTCATACTTCGAAACCAGGATGGCCAGTGCCTCATCGGCCCCCCATCGGGATACGGCACACTGAAAAAGTTCACTGTTGACGGACGTCCTGACCACAATCGGGCCGGCGTCTTTATGCTGTTCAAAAGGCGTTCCGTCGAATAGCCAGAACCAATCAGGGTTGCCGTCCAATGTATAGATCTGCTGGGTCGTATCCACTTTGTCGTATCTTGCAGCGTCAATGATCAGCAGGCATTGCTCCCCAGATGCCACTCGAAAATCTCTGAGAGTTTGATCAAGTCCCAATAAAGATTTTGATTTATCCATCGCAGGGGCAGTCAATAACATCGCAGGTTCCATCCATTTTTTTCTGGCACAATTGCTGGGCCGCTGTTCGATCAGACGCTGCCATCAAGAGTGCATCGGAGTTGATTTCAAAAACACCCGCATTTGCTCTCCGGCCAACCTCCGTGAGCTCAACAGGCACAACAGCTCCTCCGTTCTTCTCAACCAACCCCGGCCGCTCCGGCACCTGCACCTTCTGCCCACTCCCCTTACCCGGCGCACCACCCGCATTCATCTTGATACTCGCACCACCCATGGCCACGCCGCTGGGGTCGATCTTCAAGAAGCTGCCGCCGGCCTTGAGGGTAATTTCAGCACCGGCTTCAATCACAGCCTTTTGCCCGGCTTTGATATGGAGTTCGGTGCCAGACTCGCTGAGCCAGGCGGTGCCGGCTTTCAGGTGCAGCGTGCCGGTGACGTTAAAGCTGTGGTCCTTGCCGGTTTGTTCGCGCTTTTCGCCATCCACGGTGTGGTGGCGGTTGCCCCTGGTGCGGCTGAAGCGGTTGTTCTCTACCGTCAGGTGGCTGTCGTTTTTGATGACTTCGGTGCGGTTGTGTTCGGTGAGCAGCGCCAAGTCTTTCTGGGCATGAACGTAAATTTGTTCCTGGTCGGCCTCGTCTTCAAAGCGCAGCTCGTTACTGCCTTCCCCCTTGTGCGTTTTGGTTTTCAGGGTGGTTCTGGTTTTGTGCTCCGGCAGCGCGTAGGGCACGGTGTTGGTGGCGTGATGAGTCCGGCCGGTGATGATCGGCTGGTCGGGGTCGCCGTCCAGGAAGGACACGATCACCTCGTGGCCAATACGAGGCAGAGCCTGGAAACCGTATTGGCCGCCGGCCCAGTCCTGGCTCACCCGGAGCCAGGCGCTGCTGTGCTCGTCGTTGGCACTGTAGCGGTCCCATGGAAACCGGACTTTGACCCGGCCGTACCGGTCACAGTGGATTTCCTCGCCCTCGGGGCCGGTCACCACCGCCATCTGGGGGCCGTCCATCAGCGGCTTGTGTTCGCACAGGGGGCGCCAGGTCCGGTCGGCGGGTATGGCACTGAAATAGTTGTGATAGGTGGTGGCACCGCTGCCGCCCTCTTCCTCGAGGGCCTGGGGCTGCCGACCGGTGTGGGTGACCGCCACCAGCAGCCAGTCGCGGTTGAGGGCCTCGTTATCGTGTTGGGTCAGCGCCACTCGGGCGCCGGCCACAAAATCCGCGCGGTTGCTCTCGCCGTTGCCCGTGGTGGCGTCGTTGCGCAGGGCATCCAGCCGCGCGGCCGTGAATCGATCACCGGCCTGATCCTGCTTGAAACGACCCGGATACTCATAGTGCTGATAGTCGGCCCGATGGGAGAGACTGGCGGCGCCCTGCTCCTGCAACAGACCGTAGGCCGGGTTCCTGAAGGTGTAATCCTTCATGGCCACCGAGGCTGCCCGAATCCGCTCCCGATGTTCGAACCGATACACGCAGGGCCCCTGCTCCGCGCCGCCGGCCCGGTTGTTGTACTCAGCCGCCTCAAGCGTTGGTGCACTGCCGTGGTGATCGGCCAGGATCAGTGCCGGCGGCTCCTGGCCATCAACGCTCCCGTGGCGGTACCGGTAAAACCAACCCTCTTCGGCCGCCAGACGTTCGACAAAGGCAAGGTCGCTTTCGCGATGCTGCACGCAGTATTCCCGCTCCAGGGGCGGGCGTTTCAGGTCGAACTCGGTATCAATCACGCCCCGTTCTTCAAGCAGAGCGCGGATGATGTCCCCGGTGGTCTGACCCTGAAAAATCCGGCTGTTGTGCATAAGGCCGAGTCGCCACACCGGCGGTTGAATCACCAGTTCGTAGCGGGTTCTGCGATGACCGGAATCGCGCCGGACGAATTCGCTCACCACCCCGGTGAAACGCCGCACGGCGGCGCCGTCACGCCAGATAACAAGGTCTGCCGGCTGCTCCAGAACCGCCGCCGCCAGCACCGATGGGTCGGAACTGGCCAACTCGATTCGACCGTGGAAAAGCTCGGATAGCCGTTCGGTCAGCGCAAAGCCAACCAGGGCGAAATGATCGGAGGGGAAGCCACCAATGGTGACCGTGAACTGCAGTCCGCTTGCCTGGGGCATGTCTTCGATCCCTGAAGAGTATTGAATCCGTTGCCTCGCCGTATCCCTGGTGGAGGCCCTGGCCCCGATCAGAACCTCCTGTTTTGATCGGGGCCACTAGTCTAATACAAGCTGCGTGGTATGCGGTACCCCGCCAGCAACTGCTGTGTGAACGGGTTGGTGTTACTGGCGGCATGCAGGCGGTAGCGCATCTCGCCGTCGTCCACCTGGAAGCGGACATCCACGGCGCTGTCGCTCACGCCGGTGATGTCGGCCTCGTCGAGCAGACGGAACAGCGCCCAGGGCCCCGATTCGGACAGACTCCGGGGCGATCGGTTAACCTGAACCGGCACCAGGGTGATCCGGCTTTCCACCGAGTCCCGCAGGGTGTTGGGCCAGACCAGCGGAATACTCTGGCGGGGGCCGTGGCTGAACTCCACCAACTGGCCATCGAGATTGACCACACTGCGTCGCTTGTTGGCGGAGAGGTTGAGTGGTTCCAGGGCAAATTCCACGTCCAGGGAGCCACTGCGGGTAAAGTAGGCCCGCCGGATGCGGTCGGCGCTTTCCAGGGAGGCCATGACGTCCCGGCGCACCAGGCTGGCCCGACGGGCGTCACCCACCTGCTCCGGGTGATCCTCCAGGAACAGCTTGAGGTTGTCCTGGTAGAAGGTGTCCAGGATGCCCCCCGGGGCAAAGAAGCGTTCGAAGTCCTGCAAGGCCACGTCACGACCGGCATCCGGATTGAACGGATAGTGCCGGGCCAGGTTTTGCTGGAATGGCTGATAGACTTCCCGGTACCAGTCACGCTCCAGTTGGGCCACAGCCTGGTCCAGCAGGACCCGCCAGCTTTCGGTGGCGAGACTGGTGAGGAGTCGATTCAGGGGCTCCGGCTGATGATCCGCCATGCGCTGCAGGGTGAAGATAGGGTCAGCCCCCTGCAGGCTCAGCCGGGCTCGGGCCGCGGCCAGAGCGGCCTTGCCCTGGTCCGGTGCCTCCTGGACGTTGCGCAGGTACTGGTGCAACTCGTTCACCACCACCATAACCTGCTCAAGGCCGGTGGGCTGATCGCCATTCGGAGCGGTCAGCTGGTTGAGGTCGGCAAAGCGGCGCTCGATGTCCTGCAGCATCCGGAAATGGGCGGACTGCTCCAGCAACTCTCTGGCACCGGCCGTTTCACCTTCGGCCGAAGGCACCAGCTGCGTGTTGTCCCGCACCCGGGCGAGTAGCCGTGCCAGGGGTTCGTGGCCCCCGGTCAGGCTCTCCAGCACCCGAACGCCGTGATTGAGATCCTCAAACCGATGGATTCGGATGCGGCTGATGGCCGTGCGCCAGGCGTTCGTGTAGTGCTCGGCATAAAGCGACTGCAGGCTGGCGCGCAGCTCCGCTTCGTCGGCCTCACTGAACTGCACATCCTCCCGACGCCCAAGCACCCACGCGTCAATCAGGGCCAGTTCGGTGACCGAGCCGGATTTGCGGAGGAACCATTTCTCGAGGCCTGCCCTGGTCAGCAGTGCGGGAATGGTCAGGGGGTCCTGCACCATGGTGTCGGTGTTGGCCGGCTCGCCGTGCTCGTCCACCCGGGAGAACACCGTGGCGAAAGCCGGACCCGCCGCCCGGGCCAGCTCCAGCGGCGCCTGGAACTCACGCTCGGCCTCAA
The nucleotide sequence above comes from Marinobacter gudaonensis. Encoded proteins:
- a CDS encoding DUF4123 domain-containing protein — protein: MLLTAPAMDKSKSLLGLDQTLRDFRVASGEQCLLIIDAARYDKVDTTQQIYTLDGNPDWFWLFDGTPFEQHKDAGPIVVRTSVNSELFQCAVSRWGADEALAILVSKYEPSKALAGIRKSLVIHFETYGPCFVRPYDGRFLEVVNTCLPEAVGSLIREDDLLVWCTCHSEGMYWSGASGVGTEGEGFYAHQPRSLERLLTWVSGWPRCMAITNKHRHPTSHRIRIIRELWSAGHPCPESDAELGALWQHAELEFHGPHEKGL
- a CDS encoding type VI secretion system Vgr family protein, coding for MPQASGLQFTVTIGGFPSDHFALVGFALTERLSELFHGRIELASSDPSVLAAAVLEQPADLVIWRDGAAVRRFTGVVSEFVRRDSGHRRTRYELVIQPPVWRLGLMHNSRIFQGQTTGDIIRALLEERGVIDTEFDLKRPPLEREYCVQHRESDLAFVERLAAEEGWFYRYRHGSVDGQEPPALILADHHGSAPTLEAAEYNNRAGGAEQGPCVYRFEHRERIRAASVAMKDYTFRNPAYGLLQEQGAASLSHRADYQHYEYPGRFKQDQAGDRFTAARLDALRNDATTGNGESNRADFVAGARVALTQHDNEALNRDWLLVAVTHTGRQPQALEEEGGSGATTYHNYFSAIPADRTWRPLCEHKPLMDGPQMAVVTGPEGEEIHCDRYGRVKVRFPWDRYSANDEHSSAWLRVSQDWAGGQYGFQALPRIGHEVIVSFLDGDPDQPIITGRTHHATNTVPYALPEHKTRTTLKTKTHKGEGSNELRFEDEADQEQIYVHAQKDLALLTEHNRTEVIKNDSHLTVENNRFSRTRGNRHHTVDGEKREQTGKDHSFNVTGTLHLKAGTAWLSESGTELHIKAGQKAVIEAGAEITLKAGGSFLKIDPSGVAMGGASIKMNAGGAPGKGSGQKVQVPERPGLVEKNGGAVVPVELTEVGRRANAGVFEINSDALLMAASDRTAAQQLCQKKMDGTCDVIDCPCDG